The following coding sequences are from one Devosia yakushimensis window:
- a CDS encoding TRAP transporter substrate-binding protein: MTADLNRRNFLGKGAAAGVAAAAGTVLATPAIAQELPTLRWRLTSGFPNNLDTIYGGAVVMAEALSEITEGKFQIQVFQAGELVPGAQAIDAVQANTVEIAHTCGYYFTGKNPTFAIGSTIPFGLNARQQNAWLYHGGGNELYNTFLEEYGVVGIPGGATGAQMGGWFRKEINSLADLSGIKMRIAGVAGEVMSRLGVVPQQLPGGDIYPALERGTIDAAEWVGPYDDERLGFYQIAPYYYYPAYWEGGLTIHFYINKAQYEALPETYKVALDTACKAANINMQALYDVKNTAAIRSLVGKGVQLRPLPRDVLDAAYKATFELYEEYSANNPQWAAIYPSWKKFRDESFEWFRVAEYTYDSYMYAAQAAGQ; this comes from the coding sequence GTGACTGCTGATCTCAATCGACGTAATTTTCTCGGCAAGGGCGCTGCCGCCGGCGTCGCCGCTGCCGCCGGCACAGTGCTTGCCACCCCCGCGATTGCCCAGGAACTACCGACCCTGCGCTGGCGCCTGACCTCGGGTTTCCCGAACAATCTCGACACCATCTATGGCGGCGCGGTCGTGATGGCCGAGGCGCTGTCGGAAATCACCGAGGGCAAGTTCCAGATCCAGGTGTTCCAGGCGGGCGAGTTGGTGCCGGGCGCGCAGGCGATCGATGCCGTGCAGGCCAATACGGTCGAAATCGCCCATACCTGCGGCTATTATTTCACCGGCAAGAACCCGACTTTCGCCATCGGCTCGACCATTCCGTTCGGGCTCAATGCCCGCCAGCAGAATGCCTGGCTCTATCATGGCGGCGGCAACGAGCTCTATAATACGTTCCTTGAGGAATATGGTGTTGTCGGCATTCCGGGCGGCGCCACAGGTGCGCAGATGGGTGGCTGGTTCCGCAAGGAAATCAATAGCCTGGCCGATCTTTCCGGCATCAAGATGCGTATCGCGGGTGTGGCGGGCGAGGTTATGTCGCGGCTGGGCGTCGTGCCGCAGCAATTGCCGGGTGGCGATATCTATCCCGCACTGGAACGCGGCACGATCGATGCGGCCGAATGGGTCGGGCCCTATGACGACGAGCGCCTGGGCTTCTACCAGATCGCGCCCTACTACTATTATCCGGCCTATTGGGAAGGCGGGCTGACCATCCACTTCTATATCAACAAGGCGCAGTACGAAGCCTTGCCGGAGACCTATAAGGTCGCGCTCGATACCGCTTGCAAGGCGGCCAATATCAACATGCAGGCGCTTTACGACGTCAAGAACACGGCCGCGATCCGTTCGCTGGTGGGCAAGGGCGTGCAGCTGCGGCCGCTACCGCGTGACGTGCTCGACGCCGCCTACAAGGCGACGTTCGAGCTTTATGAGGAATATAGCGCCAACAATCCGCAATGGGCGGCGATCTATCCGAGCTGGAAGAAGTTCCGCGACGAGAGCTTCGAATGGTTCCGCGTCGCCGAATATACCTATGACAGCTACATGTATGCGGCGCAGGCGGCCGGTCAGTAA